Proteins encoded in a region of the Drosophila busckii strain San Diego stock center, stock number 13000-0081.31 chromosome 2L, ASM1175060v1, whole genome shotgun sequence genome:
- the LOC108596866 gene encoding kinesin-related protein 4 isoform X1, whose product MSQRRTGFLVDAKSMGLATSKSNKQPAACPAANQQMEQQQSMEERFSASALFTPHNELHLRSPTAASASGAAGAAETVRTCHSQCKQQCSKDPLPTDYYRAQLKKLRETAGDAAAMNYELNSIFIKRLEELDSLDEQCGGDASNQTPQMRLITFQEWVDLLLHVNHVIFGNVTSMEKESCELIMNCFQSVRGEQQQVLEENRKLRKDMCAIIKLVQEAFHHNAWNTDNICLETLSVNQLLGIQTDAAQCRPQSESEKVTERIKSLANEVAAKHDEVCHMQNQICALDEVVQTARQKIILKDKCIAQLNQQLTHLQDALSKMAEPGLSKELPTESGKECETSLSKVDISSSMFDDLNEKDQHSNELLRLLNNEFMEYIELISKKDEQTVDCRKKFVECFFERFKADCSNTVQKLAYIRAQLERLHADANTDCWTDTPIATCDTLSEHDPEYRLIESLRRRMFALNECNKKLNDQCQRREAELKMSALHSDSRYQAERAINEKTSNALKQIAELLTRLRCSDLSYADYLTDSSAENPFCVAISEIFDKVEQLELDLDKERQAKERLICQVHSLQSALKDREQQITQLNSMVNNYVSVVEAKKLQEEIFKLKQKNSEQSQRIREIAALLKAQEDEREKLCNKHESLMNTSEDQFKELRRANKEVQSLQQRLSQVEKRQEELKMERNLLRDEVLALKEKDAKQTGRDRATCDQLKLRQQELDKSQCLVHDMQAKLDQEQRQHRETVDRLCQANEAIRMNMRSVSYECKQMQLKLKQQTDVNEQQQQIIQSFRKWKDAQIRSDEAVRQCTKRAEEHINMLLEENNRLCEEYRRIYSDYCLLEVEMRRVKKAVNDTGLPISDSMQSQQIQPSDDQMLRRLRSTRQRITNQCKSLNNDSSILPPQPSARELCPPPPPPSPPMSSAQRRAAGGQTKNWPLQAALSSNSLL is encoded by the exons atgAGCCAAAGACGCACAGGTTTCCTAGTGGATGCTAAATCAATGGGTTTGGCAACTtccaaatcaaacaaacagcCAGCAGCTTGCCCAGCTGCCAATCAACAGatggagcagcaacaatctaTGGAGGAGCGCTTCAGTGCCTCGGCGCTATTTACGCCGCACAATGAGCTGCATCTACGCAGTCCGACAGCAGCGTCAGCGAGCGGCGCAGCGGGAGCAGCGGAAACAGTGCGCACTTGCCATTCACAGTGTAAGCAACAGTGTAGCAAGGATCCCCTGCCCACAGATTACTATCGAGCGCAGCTTAAAAAGCTGCGCGAAACCGCTGGCGATGCAGCCGCCATGAACTATGAGCTCAATAGCATTTTCATAAAGCGGCTCGAGGAGCTGGATAGCCTGGATGAGCAATGCGGCGGCGACGCATCG aaTCAAACACCACAAATGCGTCTGATAACCTTTCAGGAGTGGgtggatttgctgctgcatgtgaATCACGTCATCTTTGGCAACGTTACCTCCATGGAGAAGGAGTCCTGTGAGCTTATCATGAACTGTTTTCAATCTGTGCGCGgcgagcagcaacaagtgctCGAGGAGAATCGTAAACTGCGCAAGGACATGTGCGCCATCATCAAATTAGTGCAGGAGGCGTTTCATCACAATGCCTGGAACACGGATAACATTTGCCTGGAGACGCTGTCCGTGAATCAGCTGCTGGGCATACAAACGGACGCTGCGCAGTGTCGTCCTcaaagcgaaagcgaaaag gtAACCGAACGCATTAAGTCGCTGGCCAATGAAGTGGCCGCCAAGCACGACGAGGTTTGCCATATGCAGAATCAAATCTGTGCACTCGATGAAGTGGTCCAAACGGCGCGCCAAAAGATTATACTGAAGGACAAGTGCATAGCACAACTGAATCAACAg CTAACGCATTTGCAGGACGCGCTATCGAAAATGGCTGAGCCGGGACTAAGCAAGGAGTTGCCAACAGAAAGTGGCAAGGAGTGTGAAACGAGTCTGAGCAAAGTCgacataagcagcagcatgttcGATGATCTAAACGAAAAGGATCAGCATTCCAAcgagctgctgcggctgctcaaCAATGAGTTTATGGAATATATAGAGTTGATTAGCAAAAAGGATGAGCAGACCGTCGATTGTCGCAAGAAGTTTGTCGAATGCTTCTTCGAAAGATTC aaAGCTGATTGCTCGAATACTGTACAAAAGTTGGCTTATATACGCGCACAGCTGGAAAGACTGCATGCTGATGCCAATACTGATTGCTGGACGGACACGCCCATAGCCACCTGCGATACGCTGAGCGAGCATGATCCGGAATATAGACTCATTGAATCGTTGCGTCGTCGCATGTTTGCGCTCAATGAATGCAACAAGAAGCTCAACGATCAATGCCAAAGGCGCGAAGCGGAGCTTAAAA tgagTGCTTTGCATTCGGATAGCAGATACCAAGCTGAGCGTGCAATCAATGAAAAGACTAGCAATGCgttaaagcaaattgctgaGCTACTAACAAGATTG cGCTGCTCAGACTTATCCTATGCCGATTACTTGACCGATTCGAGTGCGGAGAATCCTTTTTGTGTTGCCATAAGCGAAATATTTGACAAGGTGGAGCAGCTCGAACTCGATCTTGATAAAGAAAGACAAGCT aAAGAACGCTTGATATGCCAGGTACACAGCCTACAGTCCGCTCTCAAGGATCGCGAGCAGCAGATCACGCAGCTGAACTCGATGGTGAATAATTATGTGTCCGTGGTGGAGGCCAAGAAGCTGCAGGAGGAGATCTTCAAGCTGAAGCAAAAGAACAGTGAACAATCGCAGAGAATAAGAGAAATTGCTGCGCTGTTGAAGGCGCAAGAGGATGAGCGCGAAAAGCTTTGCAACAAGCACGAGAGTCTAATGAACACCTCAGAGGATCAGTTCAAGGAGCTGAGGCGAGCCAACAAAGAGGTGCAGAGCCTACAGCAGCGCCTAAGTCAGGTGGAGAAGCGCCAGGAGGAGCTCAAAATGGAG CGCAATTTGTTGCGTGATGAAGTGCTGGCATTGAAAGAGAAGGATGCCAAGCAAACAGGACGCGATCGAGCAACTTGCGATCAGCTGAAGCTGCGCCAGCAGGAGCTGGACAAGTCACAATGCCTGGTGCATGACATGCAAGCGAAACTGGACCAAGAGCAGCGCCAGCATAGGGAGACCGTCGACAGATTATGTCAAGCCAATGAGGCCATACGGATGAACATGCGGAGCGTGAGCTACGAGTGCAAGCAGATGCAGCTGAAACTAAA GCAGCAGACGGACGtgaacgagcagcagcagcaaatcattCAGTCGTTCCGCAAGTGGAAGGATGCGCAGATTCGATCCGATGAGGCGGTGCGGCAGTGCACCAAGCGCGCCGAGGAGCACATCAACATGCTGCTCGAGGAGAATAATAGGCTCTGCGAGGAGTATCGACGCATCTACAGCGACTATTGCTTGCTTGAAGTGGAAATGCGACGTGTCAAGAAGGCAGTCAATGATACGGGTCTACCCATCAGCGATAGCATGCAGAGCCAGCAGATACAGCCCAGCGATGAT CAGATGCTCAGGCGTTTGCGCAGCACCAGACAGCGCATTACGAATCAGTGCAAGTCGTTGAACAATGACAGTTCCATATTGCCGCCGCAGCCATCGGCGCGAGAGCTCTGcccaccgccaccaccaccatcaCCACCGATGTCCAGTGCACAGCGACGCGCTGCTGGCGGACAGACCAAGAACTGGCCGCTGCAAGCTGCGCTCTCCTCCAATAGTTTGCTGTAG
- the LOC108596866 gene encoding coiled-coil domain-containing protein 186 isoform X3: MSQRRTGFLVDAKSMGLATSKSNKQPAACPAANQQMEQQQSMEERFSASALFTPHNELHLRSPTAASASGAAGAAETVRTCHSQCKQQCSKDPLPTDYYRAQLKKLRETAGDAAAMNYELNSIFIKRLEELDSLDEQCGGDASNQTPQMRLITFQEWVDLLLHVNHVIFGNVTSMEKESCELIMNCFQSVRGEQQQVLEENRKLRKDMCAIIKLVQEAFHHNAWNTDNICLETLSVNQLLGIQTDAAQCRPQSESEKVTERIKSLANEVAAKHDEVCHMQNQICALDEVVQTARQKIILKDKCIAQLNQQLTHLQDALSKMAEPGLSKELPTESGKECETSLSKVDISSSMFDDLNEKDQHSNELLRLLNNEFMEYIELISKKDEQTVDCRKKFVECFFERFKADCSNTVQKLAYIRAQLERLHADANTDCWTDTPIATCDTLSEHDPEYRLIESLRRRMFALNECNKKLNDQCQRREAELKMSALHSDSRYQAERAINEKTSNALKQIAELLTRLRCSDLSYADYLTDSSAENPFCVAISEIFDKVEQLELDLDKERQAKERLICQVHSLQSALKDREQQITQLNSMVNNYVSVVEAKKLQEEIFKLKQKNSEQSQRIREIAALLKAQEDEREKLCNKHESLMNTSEDQFKELRRANKEVQSLQQRLSQVEKRQEELKMERNLLRDEVLALKEKDAKQTGRDRATCDQLKLRQQELDKSQCLVHDMQAKLDQEQRQHRETVDRLCQANEAIRMNMRSVSYECKQMQLKLNSQIQRQAADGRERAAAANHSVVPQVEGCADSIR; encoded by the exons atgAGCCAAAGACGCACAGGTTTCCTAGTGGATGCTAAATCAATGGGTTTGGCAACTtccaaatcaaacaaacagcCAGCAGCTTGCCCAGCTGCCAATCAACAGatggagcagcaacaatctaTGGAGGAGCGCTTCAGTGCCTCGGCGCTATTTACGCCGCACAATGAGCTGCATCTACGCAGTCCGACAGCAGCGTCAGCGAGCGGCGCAGCGGGAGCAGCGGAAACAGTGCGCACTTGCCATTCACAGTGTAAGCAACAGTGTAGCAAGGATCCCCTGCCCACAGATTACTATCGAGCGCAGCTTAAAAAGCTGCGCGAAACCGCTGGCGATGCAGCCGCCATGAACTATGAGCTCAATAGCATTTTCATAAAGCGGCTCGAGGAGCTGGATAGCCTGGATGAGCAATGCGGCGGCGACGCATCG aaTCAAACACCACAAATGCGTCTGATAACCTTTCAGGAGTGGgtggatttgctgctgcatgtgaATCACGTCATCTTTGGCAACGTTACCTCCATGGAGAAGGAGTCCTGTGAGCTTATCATGAACTGTTTTCAATCTGTGCGCGgcgagcagcaacaagtgctCGAGGAGAATCGTAAACTGCGCAAGGACATGTGCGCCATCATCAAATTAGTGCAGGAGGCGTTTCATCACAATGCCTGGAACACGGATAACATTTGCCTGGAGACGCTGTCCGTGAATCAGCTGCTGGGCATACAAACGGACGCTGCGCAGTGTCGTCCTcaaagcgaaagcgaaaag gtAACCGAACGCATTAAGTCGCTGGCCAATGAAGTGGCCGCCAAGCACGACGAGGTTTGCCATATGCAGAATCAAATCTGTGCACTCGATGAAGTGGTCCAAACGGCGCGCCAAAAGATTATACTGAAGGACAAGTGCATAGCACAACTGAATCAACAg CTAACGCATTTGCAGGACGCGCTATCGAAAATGGCTGAGCCGGGACTAAGCAAGGAGTTGCCAACAGAAAGTGGCAAGGAGTGTGAAACGAGTCTGAGCAAAGTCgacataagcagcagcatgttcGATGATCTAAACGAAAAGGATCAGCATTCCAAcgagctgctgcggctgctcaaCAATGAGTTTATGGAATATATAGAGTTGATTAGCAAAAAGGATGAGCAGACCGTCGATTGTCGCAAGAAGTTTGTCGAATGCTTCTTCGAAAGATTC aaAGCTGATTGCTCGAATACTGTACAAAAGTTGGCTTATATACGCGCACAGCTGGAAAGACTGCATGCTGATGCCAATACTGATTGCTGGACGGACACGCCCATAGCCACCTGCGATACGCTGAGCGAGCATGATCCGGAATATAGACTCATTGAATCGTTGCGTCGTCGCATGTTTGCGCTCAATGAATGCAACAAGAAGCTCAACGATCAATGCCAAAGGCGCGAAGCGGAGCTTAAAA tgagTGCTTTGCATTCGGATAGCAGATACCAAGCTGAGCGTGCAATCAATGAAAAGACTAGCAATGCgttaaagcaaattgctgaGCTACTAACAAGATTG cGCTGCTCAGACTTATCCTATGCCGATTACTTGACCGATTCGAGTGCGGAGAATCCTTTTTGTGTTGCCATAAGCGAAATATTTGACAAGGTGGAGCAGCTCGAACTCGATCTTGATAAAGAAAGACAAGCT aAAGAACGCTTGATATGCCAGGTACACAGCCTACAGTCCGCTCTCAAGGATCGCGAGCAGCAGATCACGCAGCTGAACTCGATGGTGAATAATTATGTGTCCGTGGTGGAGGCCAAGAAGCTGCAGGAGGAGATCTTCAAGCTGAAGCAAAAGAACAGTGAACAATCGCAGAGAATAAGAGAAATTGCTGCGCTGTTGAAGGCGCAAGAGGATGAGCGCGAAAAGCTTTGCAACAAGCACGAGAGTCTAATGAACACCTCAGAGGATCAGTTCAAGGAGCTGAGGCGAGCCAACAAAGAGGTGCAGAGCCTACAGCAGCGCCTAAGTCAGGTGGAGAAGCGCCAGGAGGAGCTCAAAATGGAG CGCAATTTGTTGCGTGATGAAGTGCTGGCATTGAAAGAGAAGGATGCCAAGCAAACAGGACGCGATCGAGCAACTTGCGATCAGCTGAAGCTGCGCCAGCAGGAGCTGGACAAGTCACAATGCCTGGTGCATGACATGCAAGCGAAACTGGACCAAGAGCAGCGCCAGCATAGGGAGACCGTCGACAGATTATGTCAAGCCAATGAGGCCATACGGATGAACATGCGGAGCGTGAGCTACGAGTGCAAGCAGATGCAGCTGAAACTAAA TTCCCAAATTCAACGGCAGGCAGCAGACGGACGtgaacgagcagcagcagcaaatcattCAGTCGTTCCGCAAGTGGAAGGATGCGCAGATTCGATCCGATGA
- the LOC108596866 gene encoding uncharacterized protein LOC108596866 isoform X4, whose product MSQRRTGFLVDAKSMGLATSKSNKQPAACPAANQQMEQQQSMEERFSASALFTPHNELHLRSPTAASASGAAGAAETVRTCHSQCKQQCSKDPLPTDYYRAQLKKLRETAGDAAAMNYELNSIFIKRLEELDSLDEQCGGDASNQTPQMRLITFQEWVDLLLHVNHVIFGNVTSMEKESCELIMNCFQSVRGEQQQVLEENRKLRKDMCAIIKLVQEAFHHNAWNTDNICLETLSVNQLLGIQTDAAQCRPQSESEKVTERIKSLANEVAAKHDEVCHMQNQICALDEVVQTARQKIILKDKCIAQLNQQLTHLQDALSKMAEPGLSKELPTESGKECETSLSKVDISSSMFDDLNEKDQHSNELLRLLNNEFMEYIELISKKDEQTVDCRKKFVECFFERFKADCSNTVQKLAYIRAQLERLHADANTDCWTDTPIATCDTLSEHDPEYRLIESLRRRMFALNECNKKLNDQCQRREAELKMSALHSDSRYQAERAINEKTSNALKQIAELLTRLRCSDLSYADYLTDSSAENPFCVAISEIFDKVEQLELDLDKERQARDSQTSNTAITTTTTQLEQL is encoded by the exons atgAGCCAAAGACGCACAGGTTTCCTAGTGGATGCTAAATCAATGGGTTTGGCAACTtccaaatcaaacaaacagcCAGCAGCTTGCCCAGCTGCCAATCAACAGatggagcagcaacaatctaTGGAGGAGCGCTTCAGTGCCTCGGCGCTATTTACGCCGCACAATGAGCTGCATCTACGCAGTCCGACAGCAGCGTCAGCGAGCGGCGCAGCGGGAGCAGCGGAAACAGTGCGCACTTGCCATTCACAGTGTAAGCAACAGTGTAGCAAGGATCCCCTGCCCACAGATTACTATCGAGCGCAGCTTAAAAAGCTGCGCGAAACCGCTGGCGATGCAGCCGCCATGAACTATGAGCTCAATAGCATTTTCATAAAGCGGCTCGAGGAGCTGGATAGCCTGGATGAGCAATGCGGCGGCGACGCATCG aaTCAAACACCACAAATGCGTCTGATAACCTTTCAGGAGTGGgtggatttgctgctgcatgtgaATCACGTCATCTTTGGCAACGTTACCTCCATGGAGAAGGAGTCCTGTGAGCTTATCATGAACTGTTTTCAATCTGTGCGCGgcgagcagcaacaagtgctCGAGGAGAATCGTAAACTGCGCAAGGACATGTGCGCCATCATCAAATTAGTGCAGGAGGCGTTTCATCACAATGCCTGGAACACGGATAACATTTGCCTGGAGACGCTGTCCGTGAATCAGCTGCTGGGCATACAAACGGACGCTGCGCAGTGTCGTCCTcaaagcgaaagcgaaaag gtAACCGAACGCATTAAGTCGCTGGCCAATGAAGTGGCCGCCAAGCACGACGAGGTTTGCCATATGCAGAATCAAATCTGTGCACTCGATGAAGTGGTCCAAACGGCGCGCCAAAAGATTATACTGAAGGACAAGTGCATAGCACAACTGAATCAACAg CTAACGCATTTGCAGGACGCGCTATCGAAAATGGCTGAGCCGGGACTAAGCAAGGAGTTGCCAACAGAAAGTGGCAAGGAGTGTGAAACGAGTCTGAGCAAAGTCgacataagcagcagcatgttcGATGATCTAAACGAAAAGGATCAGCATTCCAAcgagctgctgcggctgctcaaCAATGAGTTTATGGAATATATAGAGTTGATTAGCAAAAAGGATGAGCAGACCGTCGATTGTCGCAAGAAGTTTGTCGAATGCTTCTTCGAAAGATTC aaAGCTGATTGCTCGAATACTGTACAAAAGTTGGCTTATATACGCGCACAGCTGGAAAGACTGCATGCTGATGCCAATACTGATTGCTGGACGGACACGCCCATAGCCACCTGCGATACGCTGAGCGAGCATGATCCGGAATATAGACTCATTGAATCGTTGCGTCGTCGCATGTTTGCGCTCAATGAATGCAACAAGAAGCTCAACGATCAATGCCAAAGGCGCGAAGCGGAGCTTAAAA tgagTGCTTTGCATTCGGATAGCAGATACCAAGCTGAGCGTGCAATCAATGAAAAGACTAGCAATGCgttaaagcaaattgctgaGCTACTAACAAGATTG cGCTGCTCAGACTTATCCTATGCCGATTACTTGACCGATTCGAGTGCGGAGAATCCTTTTTGTGTTGCCATAAGCGAAATATTTGACAAGGTGGAGCAGCTCGAACTCGATCTTGATAAAGAAAGACAAGCT CGCGACAGCCAAACAAGCAACACAGCaataaccacaacaacaacgcaactTGAACAACTCTAG
- the LOC108596866 gene encoding kinesin-related protein 4 isoform X2, which translates to MSQRRTGFLVDAKSMGLATSKSNKQPAACPAANQQMEQQQSMEERFSASALFTPHNELHLRSPTAASASGAAGAAETVRTCHSQCKQQCSKDPLPTDYYRAQLKKLRETAGDAAAMNYELNSIFIKRLEELDSLDEQCGGDASNQTPQMRLITFQEWVDLLLHVNHVIFGNVTSMEKESCELIMNCFQSVRGEQQQVLEENRKLRKDMCAIIKLVQEAFHHNAWNTDNICLETLSVNQLLGIQTDAAQCRPQSESEKVTERIKSLANEVAAKHDEVCHMQNQICALDEVVQTARQKIILKDKCIAQLNQQLTHLQDALSKMAEPGLSKELPTESGKECETSLSKVDISSSMFDDLNEKDQHSNELLRLLNNEFMEYIELISKKDEQTVDCRKKFVECFFERFKADCSNTVQKLAYIRAQLERLHADANTDCWTDTPIATCDTLSEHDPEYRLIESLRRRMFALNECNKKLNDQCQRREAELKMSALHSDSRYQAERAINEKTSNALKQIAELLTRLRCSDLSYADYLTDSSAENPFCVAISEIFDKVEQLELDLDKERQAKERLICQVHSLQSALKDREQQITQLNSMVNNYVSVVEAKKLQEEIFKLKQKNSEQSQRIREIAALLKAQEDEREKLCNKHESLMNTSEDQFKELRRANKEVQSLQQRLSQVEKRQEELKMERNLLRDEVLALKEKDAKQTGRDRATCDQLKLRQQELDKSQCLVHDMQAKLDQEQRQHRETVDRLCQANEAIRMNMRSVSYECKQMQLKLKQQTDVNEQQQQIIQSFRKWKDAQIRSDEAVRQCTKRAEEHINMLLEENNRLCEEYRRIYSDYCLLEVEMRRVKKAVNDTGLPISDSMQSQQIQPSDDMLRRLRSTRQRITNQCKSLNNDSSILPPQPSARELCPPPPPPSPPMSSAQRRAAGGQTKNWPLQAALSSNSLL; encoded by the exons atgAGCCAAAGACGCACAGGTTTCCTAGTGGATGCTAAATCAATGGGTTTGGCAACTtccaaatcaaacaaacagcCAGCAGCTTGCCCAGCTGCCAATCAACAGatggagcagcaacaatctaTGGAGGAGCGCTTCAGTGCCTCGGCGCTATTTACGCCGCACAATGAGCTGCATCTACGCAGTCCGACAGCAGCGTCAGCGAGCGGCGCAGCGGGAGCAGCGGAAACAGTGCGCACTTGCCATTCACAGTGTAAGCAACAGTGTAGCAAGGATCCCCTGCCCACAGATTACTATCGAGCGCAGCTTAAAAAGCTGCGCGAAACCGCTGGCGATGCAGCCGCCATGAACTATGAGCTCAATAGCATTTTCATAAAGCGGCTCGAGGAGCTGGATAGCCTGGATGAGCAATGCGGCGGCGACGCATCG aaTCAAACACCACAAATGCGTCTGATAACCTTTCAGGAGTGGgtggatttgctgctgcatgtgaATCACGTCATCTTTGGCAACGTTACCTCCATGGAGAAGGAGTCCTGTGAGCTTATCATGAACTGTTTTCAATCTGTGCGCGgcgagcagcaacaagtgctCGAGGAGAATCGTAAACTGCGCAAGGACATGTGCGCCATCATCAAATTAGTGCAGGAGGCGTTTCATCACAATGCCTGGAACACGGATAACATTTGCCTGGAGACGCTGTCCGTGAATCAGCTGCTGGGCATACAAACGGACGCTGCGCAGTGTCGTCCTcaaagcgaaagcgaaaag gtAACCGAACGCATTAAGTCGCTGGCCAATGAAGTGGCCGCCAAGCACGACGAGGTTTGCCATATGCAGAATCAAATCTGTGCACTCGATGAAGTGGTCCAAACGGCGCGCCAAAAGATTATACTGAAGGACAAGTGCATAGCACAACTGAATCAACAg CTAACGCATTTGCAGGACGCGCTATCGAAAATGGCTGAGCCGGGACTAAGCAAGGAGTTGCCAACAGAAAGTGGCAAGGAGTGTGAAACGAGTCTGAGCAAAGTCgacataagcagcagcatgttcGATGATCTAAACGAAAAGGATCAGCATTCCAAcgagctgctgcggctgctcaaCAATGAGTTTATGGAATATATAGAGTTGATTAGCAAAAAGGATGAGCAGACCGTCGATTGTCGCAAGAAGTTTGTCGAATGCTTCTTCGAAAGATTC aaAGCTGATTGCTCGAATACTGTACAAAAGTTGGCTTATATACGCGCACAGCTGGAAAGACTGCATGCTGATGCCAATACTGATTGCTGGACGGACACGCCCATAGCCACCTGCGATACGCTGAGCGAGCATGATCCGGAATATAGACTCATTGAATCGTTGCGTCGTCGCATGTTTGCGCTCAATGAATGCAACAAGAAGCTCAACGATCAATGCCAAAGGCGCGAAGCGGAGCTTAAAA tgagTGCTTTGCATTCGGATAGCAGATACCAAGCTGAGCGTGCAATCAATGAAAAGACTAGCAATGCgttaaagcaaattgctgaGCTACTAACAAGATTG cGCTGCTCAGACTTATCCTATGCCGATTACTTGACCGATTCGAGTGCGGAGAATCCTTTTTGTGTTGCCATAAGCGAAATATTTGACAAGGTGGAGCAGCTCGAACTCGATCTTGATAAAGAAAGACAAGCT aAAGAACGCTTGATATGCCAGGTACACAGCCTACAGTCCGCTCTCAAGGATCGCGAGCAGCAGATCACGCAGCTGAACTCGATGGTGAATAATTATGTGTCCGTGGTGGAGGCCAAGAAGCTGCAGGAGGAGATCTTCAAGCTGAAGCAAAAGAACAGTGAACAATCGCAGAGAATAAGAGAAATTGCTGCGCTGTTGAAGGCGCAAGAGGATGAGCGCGAAAAGCTTTGCAACAAGCACGAGAGTCTAATGAACACCTCAGAGGATCAGTTCAAGGAGCTGAGGCGAGCCAACAAAGAGGTGCAGAGCCTACAGCAGCGCCTAAGTCAGGTGGAGAAGCGCCAGGAGGAGCTCAAAATGGAG CGCAATTTGTTGCGTGATGAAGTGCTGGCATTGAAAGAGAAGGATGCCAAGCAAACAGGACGCGATCGAGCAACTTGCGATCAGCTGAAGCTGCGCCAGCAGGAGCTGGACAAGTCACAATGCCTGGTGCATGACATGCAAGCGAAACTGGACCAAGAGCAGCGCCAGCATAGGGAGACCGTCGACAGATTATGTCAAGCCAATGAGGCCATACGGATGAACATGCGGAGCGTGAGCTACGAGTGCAAGCAGATGCAGCTGAAACTAAA GCAGCAGACGGACGtgaacgagcagcagcagcaaatcattCAGTCGTTCCGCAAGTGGAAGGATGCGCAGATTCGATCCGATGAGGCGGTGCGGCAGTGCACCAAGCGCGCCGAGGAGCACATCAACATGCTGCTCGAGGAGAATAATAGGCTCTGCGAGGAGTATCGACGCATCTACAGCGACTATTGCTTGCTTGAAGTGGAAATGCGACGTGTCAAGAAGGCAGTCAATGATACGGGTCTACCCATCAGCGATAGCATGCAGAGCCAGCAGATACAGCCCAGCGATGAT ATGCTCAGGCGTTTGCGCAGCACCAGACAGCGCATTACGAATCAGTGCAAGTCGTTGAACAATGACAGTTCCATATTGCCGCCGCAGCCATCGGCGCGAGAGCTCTGcccaccgccaccaccaccatcaCCACCGATGTCCAGTGCACAGCGACGCGCTGCTGGCGGACAGACCAAGAACTGGCCGCTGCAAGCTGCGCTCTCCTCCAATAGTTTGCTGTAG
- the LOC108596807 gene encoding uncharacterized protein LOC108596807 yields MKSQNMEAHQAKIAQIEDFINYVLKEELRQMELWLGHYNEEIMEYVQLKNTLQAFDEHMPGGYKTQLNIGSNIFMQARVKQMDKILVNVGKELYMEMSMMEAIRFSEVRIKILNKQADVVREESVKKRAEIKMALIAISEREKLLQQQIAGN; encoded by the coding sequence ATGAAATCACAAAACATGGAAGCACATCAAGCAAAAATTGCGCAAATTGaagattttataaattatgtgctGAAGGAGGAGCTGCGCCAGATGGAGCTATGGCTCGGCCACTATAACGAGGAGATAATGGAGTACGTGCAGCTAAAAAATACGCTGCAAGCATTTGATGAACACATGCCGGGTGGCTACAAGACACAACTGAACATAGGCAGCAACATATTTATGCAGGCGCGTGTTAAACAAATGGACAAGATACTGGTTAACGTGGGCAAGGAGCTATACATGGAAATGAGCATGATGGAGGCAATACGCTTTAGCGAAGTACGCATTAAGATACTGAACAAGCAGGCGGATGTTGTGCGTGAGGAGAGCGTAAAGAAGCGTGCCGAGATCAAAATGGCGCTGATAGCAATAAGCGAAAGggaaaagctgctgcagcagcaaatagctGGGAATTGA